Below is a genomic region from Sediminitomix flava.
TTTACAGAAGATACCTAGATTCATTGAAGGTATATGAATATAAAGGTGAGTTTGAAGTTAAGTCATCTTTAGAAAGAATTTTAAAGTTTTTAAAAGATGATGAATCAAACCTCTCTTGTCTAAACAGGGCGTTAAAATTTAGAGCCTTTGAAATAGATGAAACTCAACAATCATGGAAAACTTATACGCTTATTGATATTCCATGGCCTTTTAATGATAAGGAGCTTGTGACTAAGAATAATTTATATTTCACACCTTCTTTAGCATTAATCAGTATGACTTCTGTAGATAAAATTGAAGGAAATGAAAATAGAATCACTGGAGTAAAAGGGGAGTGGAGGATTGAGAAAAGTACAGGATCAGATTGGACTATTAGTTACCAAGTGTATACAAGTCAAAAAGGGGTATTGCCCGAATGGTTCCTTTCTCCTTTTATCGTAAGTCAGTATCATGAATTTTTAAAGTGCATTTCAAGTTTAATGTAGTACAATTATATAATTATGGAAAACCAATTTTTTAGTGAATTAAAGAGGTTAAAGTGGGGGGTATTATTTGCGACTTTAACAATTCTATACGGATTCGGTATGGGAGGCTTTTTCGGCGCGAATGAGAAAGCTATAAAGACACATTTAGCAGATGAAGGAAAAGCAGCTCTTGAAGTTCAATATAAAGGTGATGAAGCTGCTATGAATAAAGTTGTGTCAAAGTCATGGTCTTATTTTAAAAGATCACATTTACATGGTGGAGCAATTGGAGCAGCTTCTTTGGCTTTGATTTTATTATTAGGAGCAATGTACCGTAAGCCATTGTTAAGAACCGTTACTTCAATCGCTTTAGGATTTGGTGGTTTAGGTTATTCAGTATTCTGGATGTTAGCAGGTTTAACAGCTCCAGGTATAGGAGGGACTGGTGCTGCAAAAGATTCATTGGAATGGTTGGCTGTT
It encodes:
- a CDS encoding SRPBCC family protein, whose protein sequence is MSKNMVFILRQGVHIILKSTLSIVLLVSLFHNSTVSAQSKSDWVLKKEGDGVNIYRRYLDSLKVYEYKGEFEVKSSLERILKFLKDDESNLSCLNRALKFRAFEIDETQQSWKTYTLIDIPWPFNDKELVTKNNLYFTPSLALISMTSVDKIEGNENRITGVKGEWRIEKSTGSDWTISYQVYTSQKGVLPEWFLSPFIVSQYHEFLKCISSLM